ACCCTAAGTCGGTTAATGTGTATTTTAAGTACTCAATTTTGTAGTGTCTTGTCTGAGGTATAGGCAGGCtgtcataacaaaaaaataatgttgatAAAAGTAATAGTCAGGTCAATCTGTTAAATTCTCACTTGTACACACACTTATTAGTGTTCCTTTCAGAAATGATTTTTCCCCTCTTCACTCCATTTAGAGTGATTGCTTGTTTGATCGTCTCCAATGACAGTTATTTTCTTAAATGTTATTTTGCCTGTAATACTTGGAAGCTGCAATGCAGACTGTGGATTTTTACAATAGAATTATCTAGAAGTTTACTATAGCTTTGTTATATTTGGGACTTGAGATGTGAGCAGCCATAAACTTGTCCTAACTtgctcaattttcttctttaaccATTAGATTCTTCAAATATTCATTATCATCTACTTCCTTTGTTTTATTCAGTGGTTGAACAATTGTGTTGGAAAGAAGAATTACATCACGTTTGTGTGTCTTATGGCAGTGAGCCTTGTTTGGGTAAGTTGCATAAAGATGCTCATCTTGAATCTTTTTCTACCTCCTTTTATCCGTTTTATATAGAAAAACCTTCCAGATTAGAACTTGTTTTTCTTACTTAATGCTCACGCATGTCACAGCTTATTGTTGAATGTGGAGTTGGGATTGCCGTGCTTGTCAGATGCTTTGTTGATAAGAAAGGTACAGAGCACCAGATAGCTGAAAAACTTGGAGCTGGATTCTCCAGGGTCCCATTTGCTACTGTAGTGGTACATTTGCTCTCTTTTTCTTAGTCTTTATTTTAACTTCAATAAACTTTGAATTGCTATGttttacataattttcaaaCCTTTACAGGCCATATGCACGGCAGTTTCATTCCTTGCAACTGTGCCTTTGGGAGAATTATTCTTTTTCCATATGATCCTGATACGGAAGGTATATTCGCGAACTTTCCTCCTATTGACATGTACCTTCGAAGTTGACATTTTCTTTTGCAGGGTATCACAACTTACGAGTATGTTGTTGCCATGAGAACTCTAAGTGAACCACCTGGTCCTTCAGTTGATGGAGGTGAACAACAGAGTCTACCATCATCTCCTACTAGTTCAGCTGTCACTGCAATGAGTGGAAGAAGCTCCGTTGGAATGAGTTTGCAGTACAAAGGGGCCTGGTGTACACCTCCAAGGATCTTTATGGATCATCCGGTACTGCCATCTCTGTCTAATTGCCTGAACCATATGACCAGCAATTTCATCGAAAGATATATAATCCATTTATGAACATTAATACAGACAATAATGGTGATAGATAGGAGAGGAGAGTTGAGTAGAACAGACATTTGCAAGACACAGTATGACATAACACTTTAATAGAGAAAGCCCTTGTACTTTCTAACAGtatgttcaatattttttagtaaGTATGCATTTCCGTGGTTAGAAATAAAAAACTGCTATAGAGTTGAACAGTCGAAGACACGAGTGGTGCATTATTTAAAGCATGCCAAATAAAAACAGTCATAACAGCTACTATGCTTATTCTTAGTTTCTGAAACAAATTAAGTTCTTGTTTTACGTCGATTAACTCTGGTCTTGGATAAGCAGGATGAAATTATACCACATTTGGAGCCTGGACGACTACCATCCACTGTTGATCCAGATGCAGTACAACAGCTACCTGACAAAGGGAAAAAGTTGAACCAGCGCCCTGTTCGGATAAGTGCATGGAAACTTGCGAAACTGGATTCTAATGAGGCAACAAAGGCGGCTGCTAAAGCTAGAGCATCATCGTCTGTGCTACGTCCAATTAGTTCTCGACCTCATGCATATGACGTCGATCATTTATCGAGCAGCAATGTGAGTGGAAGAAGCAGCCCAATTAGCAATCAAGGATTTCAGAACAAATATGACACTGCGGGGACATCAAGGTTATCTCCTTCCAAGAGCTCATACGCTCCTAGCCAAGCGAGCAAGGATGATATAGATGCATCATGTCATCACAGTATGAGCAACTTCAGCAGTCCACTAGTCTCAAACCTTACTCCTTCACCAATGCAGAAGCCTAGTTTGAACAGAGACCATTTCAACCCCATGTATCAACAACCATCGGGAAACCAGTCTCCTTCATCAGCCAAAGAAAGTGAGGGGAACACGAATCCAGTTCAAGAAAATGTGGCACGCCTTCCAATGAGAAGCAACAGCTTAGCTGTTTCAGATAATAGAAGATCGTCGGTGTTCTGGGACCAAGCTGCCGGACGCTTTGtgtcatcttcatcttcatcaagaGGTCCTGGCAGTTCCCAGATATCTGGAACAGAGTTATTGTACACTGGTCGATCTATATTTTTTGGCAGTCCCGTTGTGAATGAACAGCCAAATACAGGAACAAGAGTAAGCAGTTCAGTAGCTGGTATTCCTGATAGAGATTCTACTTTAAGGGATTTTCAGCAGGGTAGATCACATAGAGGTGGCCAGCTTCCTGTGTTTGTTCCTGGTTATTCCCAGCAAAATAAGTTCCCCTAGATTGCCTCACTTCTTGACCATTAATTTGTTACGGCAACTATTTC
This DNA window, taken from Vigna radiata var. radiata cultivar VC1973A chromosome 5, Vradiata_ver6, whole genome shotgun sequence, encodes the following:
- the LOC106762785 gene encoding protein S-acyltransferase 21 yields the protein MARRHGWELPFHTFQVVAITVFFLLSIAFYAFFAPFLGKDIYEYVAIGVYSLLALSVFFLYVRCTAIDPADQGVTVDCDKSSKNRSKHDEELAEPSKLGLKGEGMSDRHNSNWCSKVGCFFCGFLVREDCRSNEDSIPQQQSGEEDALFCTLCNAEVRKFSKHCRSCDKCVDGFDHHCRWLNNCVGKKNYITFVCLMAVSLVWLIVECGVGIAVLVRCFVDKKGTEHQIAEKLGAGFSRVPFATVVAICTAVSFLATVPLGELFFFHMILIRKGITTYEYVVAMRTLSEPPGPSVDGGEQQSLPSSPTSSAVTAMSGRSSVGMSLQYKGAWCTPPRIFMDHPDEIIPHLEPGRLPSTVDPDAVQQLPDKGKKLNQRPVRISAWKLAKLDSNEATKAAAKARASSSVLRPISSRPHAYDVDHLSSSNVSGRSSPISNQGFQNKYDTAGTSRLSPSKSSYAPSQASKDDIDASCHHSMSNFSSPLVSNLTPSPMQKPSLNRDHFNPMYQQPSGNQSPSSAKESEGNTNPVQENVARLPMRSNSLAVSDNRRSSVFWDQAAGRFVSSSSSSRGPGSSQISGTELLYTGRSIFFGSPVVNEQPNTGTRVSSSVAGIPDRDSTLRDFQQGRSHRGGQLPVFVPGYSQQNKFP